A stretch of the Tannerella serpentiformis genome encodes the following:
- a CDS encoding DUF6261 family protein, with amino-acid sequence MDEIIEIDPIGMKKLDNGQHVHFHGRAYDLVNEYEPAKIGLPEPLKTEWKGNIDTEEDIGKEVVAETLTKTMNKKNEERDRILTYIFRLIRACVFSPEEAEEKAASELALVINSYGRVQRESFDRQSSHIDGLLVDLKKTENAAHVTTLRLTSALAKLEAANGECKKLYLQSVKNPHRSNLPTAAEVRPKTDAVYNRVIFMLKAAYVSGVASVDKAALKKLAEHLNSLVDRTDKAYHQSLAQKKSAADKKKKKPDTPPQPKEPKPKKPKEGDKPDIHLPEPEAPKKPEGGGEGKKPDTGSGGGGGAPGGGSSPEITLPEE; translated from the coding sequence ATGGACGAAATCATTGAAATTGATCCCATAGGGATGAAAAAGCTCGACAACGGGCAACACGTACATTTTCACGGCAGGGCTTACGATTTAGTCAACGAATACGAGCCTGCAAAAATCGGTCTCCCGGAACCGCTCAAAACGGAGTGGAAAGGCAATATCGATACCGAAGAAGACATCGGTAAGGAGGTGGTCGCAGAGACGCTAACCAAAACGATGAACAAAAAGAACGAGGAGCGTGATCGCATTCTTACTTACATCTTCCGGCTGATTCGTGCTTGCGTCTTCTCACCGGAAGAGGCCGAGGAGAAGGCTGCGTCGGAGTTGGCACTGGTAATCAACAGCTACGGACGGGTGCAGCGCGAGTCGTTCGACCGCCAATCGTCGCATATCGATGGCCTGCTGGTCGACCTGAAGAAAACCGAGAACGCTGCGCACGTGACCACGTTGCGCCTCACGTCTGCCCTCGCGAAATTGGAGGCGGCCAACGGGGAATGCAAAAAGCTCTATCTGCAGAGTGTCAAGAACCCGCACCGAAGCAATTTGCCGACGGCGGCTGAAGTGCGACCGAAGACGGATGCCGTTTATAACCGCGTGATCTTCATGCTCAAAGCGGCCTATGTCTCCGGCGTCGCGTCGGTCGATAAAGCAGCGCTCAAGAAGCTCGCCGAGCATCTGAACAGCCTCGTCGACCGGACCGATAAGGCTTACCACCAGAGTCTGGCTCAGAAAAAATCGGCGGCAGACAAAAAGAAGAAGAAACCGGATACCCCGCCCCAACCGAAAGAGCCGAAGCCCAAGAAACCGAAGGAGGGCGACAAGCCGGATATCCATCTCCCCGAGCCGGAGGCGCCGAAGAAGCCCGAGGGTGGCGGCGAAGGCAAGAAACCGGACACGGGCAGTGGCGGCGGCGGTGGCGCGCCGGGTGGCGGAAGCAGTCCGGAGATCACTTTGCCGGAAGAGTAA
- a CDS encoding UDP-N-acetylmuramoyl-tripeptide--D-alanyl-D-alanine ligase: protein MTPQDLYPLFLRHPAVTTDSRRVTSGSLFFALKGDTFDGNAFALQALRDGCAYAIVDDPALPDDPRLLRVDSVLDALQGLARLHRETLRTPIVGITGTNGKTTTKELMAAVLARRLRTLCTEGNFNNHIGVPLTLLRLTKAHEVAVVEMGANHPGEIRDLCAIARPDCGLITNVGRAHLEGFGSFEGVVRTKGELYDFLRSTGGRIFIDEDNEHLTAIAGGADSVGYGCTMRPTTRIAGQTVDGPPPFLVFAWQERGDDRQHTVTTRLVGGYNLKNALAAVAVGRTFGVPADDICRAIADYTPTNNRSQWMETSRNRLLIDAYNANPSSMRAAIDNFSAWTVAPKAVILGDMYELGEESPSLHAEVVRRLEVCRFDRVILCGPRFTAVGGPFTCYPTVEALTAALTESPLSGYHILIKGSHGMHLERLIAAL, encoded by the coding sequence ATGACCCCTCAAGACCTTTACCCCCTCTTTTTGCGTCACCCAGCCGTCACGACCGACAGCCGACGCGTGACGTCCGGCAGCCTTTTCTTCGCACTCAAAGGCGACACCTTCGACGGTAACGCCTTTGCCCTGCAAGCGCTCCGCGATGGCTGCGCTTACGCCATCGTAGATGATCCCGCGCTGCCTGACGATCCCCGACTCCTCCGCGTCGACAGCGTCCTCGATGCCCTGCAAGGCCTCGCCCGACTGCATCGCGAGACGCTCCGCACGCCCATCGTCGGCATCACCGGCACGAACGGCAAGACGACGACAAAGGAGCTCATGGCCGCTGTCCTCGCCCGACGCCTCCGCACGCTCTGCACGGAGGGCAACTTCAACAACCATATCGGCGTGCCCCTCACGCTGCTTCGCCTCACGAAGGCACACGAGGTAGCCGTTGTCGAAATGGGCGCGAATCACCCCGGCGAGATACGCGACCTCTGCGCCATCGCCCGACCGGACTGCGGCCTGATCACCAACGTCGGCCGAGCGCATCTCGAAGGCTTCGGATCGTTCGAGGGTGTCGTCCGCACCAAGGGTGAGCTCTACGACTTCCTCCGCTCCACGGGTGGCCGCATCTTTATCGACGAAGACAACGAGCACCTCACAGCCATCGCAGGCGGCGCAGACAGCGTAGGCTACGGCTGCACCATGCGCCCCACGACGCGCATCGCCGGACAGACCGTGGACGGCCCGCCGCCCTTCCTCGTCTTCGCTTGGCAGGAGCGCGGCGACGACCGACAGCACACGGTAACTACGCGACTCGTCGGCGGGTATAACCTGAAGAACGCGCTGGCGGCCGTGGCTGTGGGGCGCACGTTCGGCGTCCCGGCCGACGACATCTGCCGCGCCATCGCCGACTATACGCCGACGAACAACCGTTCGCAGTGGATGGAGACGAGTCGCAACCGCCTGCTCATCGATGCCTACAACGCCAACCCAAGCAGCATGCGCGCGGCCATCGACAACTTCTCCGCTTGGACGGTCGCCCCGAAGGCCGTCATCCTCGGCGACATGTATGAGCTCGGCGAAGAGAGCCCGTCGCTACACGCCGAAGTGGTGCGTCGGCTCGAGGTCTGTCGCTTCGATCGCGTCATCCTCTGCGGCCCACGCTTCACCGCCGTCGGTGGTCCGTTCACGTGTTACCCCACCGTCGAGGCTCTCACGGCCGCCCTCACCGAAAGCCCCTTGAGCGGCTACCACATCCTCATCAAAGGCTCTCACGGCATGCACCTCGAGCGCCTCATCGCAGCGTTGTGA
- a CDS encoding NAD(P)H-dependent oxidoreductase — MKTLILLTHENYPVSKANRALLESLPEGAPVVIRNLYEMYPDGRIDVAAEQSLAEQFDRIIFQYPMYWYDVPAFFKKWIDEVLAFGWAFGTREALKGKSIGIVITAGCPRETFTREEIGFTIEESALPVIATIRYVQAQYIGLVALCNGDNLDPAEVAESRAAYQRLVLGK, encoded by the coding sequence ATGAAGACCCTGATTTTATTGACGCACGAGAACTACCCGGTGTCAAAAGCCAACCGAGCGCTGCTCGAATCCCTGCCCGAAGGGGCACCCGTTGTCATTCGCAACCTCTACGAAATGTACCCCGACGGACGCATCGATGTTGCCGCTGAGCAAAGCCTCGCAGAGCAATTCGACCGGATTATCTTTCAGTACCCCATGTATTGGTACGACGTCCCGGCCTTTTTCAAAAAGTGGATCGACGAGGTACTCGCTTTTGGCTGGGCTTTCGGGACGCGCGAGGCGCTCAAGGGCAAATCCATCGGCATCGTGATCACGGCCGGCTGCCCCCGCGAGACATTCACCCGCGAAGAGATCGGGTTCACCATCGAGGAGTCCGCCCTGCCCGTCATCGCCACCATCCGTTACGTGCAAGCCCAATACATCGGCCTCGTTGCCCTCTGCAATGGCGACAATCTCGACCCCGCCGAGGTGGCCGAGTCGCGCGCGGCCTACCAGCGTTTGGTGCTGGGAAAGTGA
- a CDS encoding ParA family protein, translated as MGKVIALANQKGGVGKTTTTINLAASLAALEKRVLVIDADPQANASSGLGVDIKNLPTSLYECLINGDEPQEAIVRTELDGLEVLPSHIDLVGAEIEMLNMERREQILKRVVQPLRDSYDFILIDCSPSLGLITVNALTAADAVIIPVQCEYFALEGISKLLNTIKIIKSKLNPSLEIEGFLITMYDARLRVANQIYEEVKRPFQDLVFKTVIRRNVKLVEASSFGRPILLYDAESQGSTNHMQLAQEIIEKNTTA; from the coding sequence ATGGGAAAAGTTATCGCATTAGCCAATCAAAAAGGCGGCGTGGGAAAGACCACGACAACGATCAATCTGGCTGCCTCGCTGGCTGCGCTGGAGAAGCGCGTGCTCGTCATCGACGCCGATCCGCAGGCCAACGCCTCCTCCGGATTGGGTGTCGACATTAAGAATTTACCCACCTCGCTCTACGAATGCCTTATCAATGGCGACGAGCCGCAGGAGGCCATCGTGCGCACCGAACTCGATGGACTCGAGGTGCTCCCCTCGCACATCGATCTGGTCGGCGCCGAGATAGAAATGCTCAACATGGAGCGGCGGGAACAGATTTTGAAGCGCGTCGTCCAGCCCCTCCGCGACAGCTACGACTTCATCCTCATCGATTGCTCGCCCTCACTCGGACTGATCACCGTCAACGCCCTCACGGCCGCAGACGCAGTCATCATCCCCGTGCAATGCGAATATTTTGCCCTTGAGGGTATTAGCAAGCTGCTGAACACGATCAAAATCATCAAGTCGAAGCTCAACCCATCCCTCGAGATCGAAGGTTTTTTGATCACCATGTATGACGCACGCCTCCGCGTGGCCAATCAGATCTACGAAGAGGTCAAGCGCCCCTTCCAAGACTTGGTTTTCAAGACCGTCATCCGCCGCAACGTCAAACTGGTCGAGGCCTCCAGCTTCGGCCGACCCATCCTCCTCTACGACGCCGAGTCGCAGGGCTCGACGAACCACATGCAGCTCGCCCAGGAGATTATCGAAAAGAACACCACCGCATAA
- a CDS encoding ParB/RepB/Spo0J family partition protein: MAKATRNRLGRGLDALLAPPDEIVTSGSSSINEIELDRIEPNPGQPRSIFEEESLEELAQSLRTYGVIQPIILKEKGDGHYLIIAGERRYRAAERIGLDKIPAYIKTAEDENIAELALIENIQREDLNAIETALAYQRLIDANGFTQEQLSERVGKKRATVANYLRLLKLPAEIQVGLKDKRIDMGHARALLSVEDPEVQLALYEQILTQGLSVRTVEELARNASAEVKHQQAEADPERRPHKLLPDEFKILKEHLAAFFQTKVRLTYDERNGKGKITIPFASEQELEGIMRLLDGMKQS, from the coding sequence ATGGCCAAAGCCACACGCAACAGATTAGGTCGCGGACTCGACGCACTGCTCGCCCCGCCAGACGAAATTGTGACGAGCGGATCGTCGTCCATTAACGAAATAGAGCTTGATCGCATCGAGCCCAACCCCGGACAGCCACGCTCCATTTTCGAAGAAGAATCACTCGAGGAATTGGCCCAGTCCCTCCGCACATACGGCGTCATACAGCCGATCATACTCAAAGAAAAAGGCGATGGCCATTACTTGATCATCGCGGGCGAGCGCCGCTATCGGGCTGCCGAAAGGATCGGGTTAGACAAGATCCCCGCCTACATCAAGACCGCCGAAGACGAGAATATCGCTGAGCTGGCCCTCATTGAGAACATCCAGCGCGAAGATCTGAACGCCATCGAAACGGCCCTCGCTTATCAGCGGCTAATCGACGCCAACGGATTTACGCAAGAGCAACTCAGCGAGCGCGTGGGCAAGAAGCGCGCTACGGTGGCTAACTACCTGCGTTTGCTCAAGCTCCCGGCGGAGATTCAGGTCGGACTCAAGGATAAGCGCATCGACATGGGGCACGCTCGTGCCCTGCTCTCGGTGGAGGATCCGGAGGTGCAATTGGCCCTCTACGAGCAGATTTTGACGCAGGGACTCTCGGTGCGCACCGTCGAAGAGCTGGCTCGCAACGCCTCCGCCGAGGTCAAGCACCAACAGGCCGAGGCCGACCCTGAGCGCCGTCCCCACAAGCTCCTCCCGGATGAATTTAAGATCCTCAAGGAGCATCTGGCCGCTTTTTTTCAGACGAAAGTGCGCCTCACTTACGACGAACGAAACGGCAAGGGGAAGATCACCATCCCCTTTGCCTCAGAGCAAGAATTGGAAGGCATCATGCGCCTACTGGACGGCATGAAGCAGAGTTAA
- a CDS encoding RelA/SpoT family protein: MNAQDDRPESENQMIQDEFNRLIDDYCHSNHRRKIERITKAFNFANQAHKGVRRRSGEPYIMHPLAVARIVCNEMGLGSTSICCALLHDVVEDTEYTVENIRDMFDDKIAQIVDGLTKISGVVFDEHASAQAENFRKLLLTMSSDIRVILIKLADRLHNMRTLSSMLPAKQYKIAGETLYLYAPLAHRLGLFAIKTELENLSFKYEHPREYELINQKLAATEGARNRLFEHFAKPVDEKLQAMGLHYEMRARVKSAFSIWNKMNAKSVPFEDIYDIFAVRIVFEPKEGIDEKNLCWDIYSAITDIYRIRPDRLRDWVSRPKSNGYQALHLTVMGPDGQWIEIQIRSRRMDEIAEKGFAAHWKYKEKHVEEDTELDKWLATITEILENPNPDSLDFLDTVKMNLFSSEIFVFTPKGELKTLPQGATALDFAYALHSDVGDTCIGAKVNHRLVPLSHKLSSGDQVEVLTSRSQKPSADWLAFVVTAKARSKVEAYLKRVRREASKAGEAKLLAALHKSGFEAPASSLLDKIAVYYGFPTRDGLFYAIEKGEVTLPDNLKKIVQEKTDNVLFKYLKQALRMGKKREMMTILPTPAGPKKELPKFDRKKPYYLCEDEFNRNYVIAGCCKPIPGDEALGFINDDGNVVVHKISCPIALRLKSSFGERILSTVWSNHINTSFEATLEVKGIDSIGLLNTITRTISESFNVNITKLTIEAKDGVFEGKIKMMVHNVEDIQNICVTLAKNTHIKSVARVAD; the protein is encoded by the coding sequence ATGAATGCACAGGATGATCGGCCCGAGTCCGAAAACCAAATGATCCAGGACGAATTCAATCGCCTGATCGATGACTATTGCCACTCTAACCACCGACGCAAAATCGAGCGTATCACGAAGGCCTTCAACTTCGCCAACCAAGCCCACAAGGGTGTACGCCGTCGGTCCGGGGAGCCCTACATCATGCACCCGCTGGCTGTCGCCCGTATCGTCTGCAACGAGATGGGCCTCGGCTCGACCTCCATCTGCTGCGCTTTGCTGCACGATGTGGTGGAGGACACCGAGTACACGGTGGAGAACATCCGCGACATGTTCGACGATAAGATCGCCCAGATCGTCGACGGCCTGACCAAGATCAGCGGTGTCGTTTTCGACGAACATGCCTCAGCGCAGGCGGAGAACTTCCGCAAACTGCTCCTAACCATGAGCAGCGATATCCGCGTGATCCTCATTAAGCTGGCTGACCGTCTGCACAACATGCGCACGCTCAGCTCCATGCTCCCCGCCAAGCAATACAAGATAGCCGGCGAGACGCTCTACCTCTACGCGCCGCTGGCCCACCGTCTGGGCCTCTTTGCCATCAAAACGGAGTTAGAGAACCTCAGCTTCAAGTACGAACACCCCCGCGAATACGAGCTGATCAACCAAAAGCTCGCCGCCACTGAGGGCGCTCGCAACCGCCTCTTCGAGCACTTCGCTAAACCCGTCGACGAGAAGTTGCAGGCCATGGGGCTGCATTACGAAATGCGCGCCCGGGTCAAATCGGCCTTCTCCATCTGGAACAAGATGAACGCCAAGAGTGTCCCCTTCGAAGACATCTACGACATCTTCGCCGTGCGCATCGTCTTCGAGCCGAAGGAGGGTATCGACGAGAAGAACCTCTGTTGGGACATCTACTCCGCCATCACCGACATCTACCGCATCCGCCCCGACCGTCTGCGCGACTGGGTGAGCCGCCCCAAATCGAACGGCTACCAGGCGCTCCACCTCACCGTCATGGGGCCCGACGGCCAATGGATAGAGATCCAGATCCGTAGCCGCCGCATGGACGAGATCGCCGAGAAGGGCTTCGCCGCGCACTGGAAATACAAGGAGAAGCACGTGGAGGAGGATACGGAATTAGACAAGTGGCTGGCTACGATCACCGAGATTCTCGAAAACCCGAACCCCGATTCGCTCGACTTCCTCGACACGGTGAAGATGAACCTCTTCTCGTCTGAGATCTTCGTCTTCACCCCCAAAGGCGAGCTCAAAACCTTGCCCCAAGGTGCCACGGCGCTCGACTTTGCCTATGCCCTCCACTCCGACGTGGGCGACACCTGCATCGGCGCCAAGGTGAACCATCGCCTCGTGCCTCTGAGCCACAAACTCTCCAGCGGCGACCAGGTGGAGGTGCTCACCTCCCGCTCGCAGAAGCCATCGGCCGACTGGCTCGCCTTCGTGGTAACGGCCAAGGCCCGCAGCAAGGTGGAGGCCTACCTGAAGCGTGTCCGCCGCGAGGCCTCCAAGGCCGGCGAAGCGAAGCTGTTGGCCGCCCTCCACAAGTCTGGCTTCGAGGCGCCCGCCTCGTCGCTGCTCGACAAGATCGCCGTCTACTACGGTTTCCCCACCCGTGATGGCCTCTTTTACGCCATCGAAAAGGGCGAAGTCACCCTGCCCGATAACCTCAAAAAGATCGTGCAAGAGAAGACGGACAACGTACTCTTCAAGTACCTCAAACAGGCGCTGCGCATGGGTAAGAAGCGCGAGATGATGACCATCCTGCCCACCCCGGCCGGCCCCAAAAAGGAGCTGCCGAAGTTCGACCGCAAGAAGCCCTACTACCTCTGCGAGGACGAGTTCAACCGCAACTACGTCATCGCCGGCTGCTGCAAACCGATCCCCGGCGACGAGGCCTTAGGCTTCATCAACGACGACGGCAACGTGGTCGTCCATAAGATCTCCTGCCCCATTGCCCTCAGACTGAAGAGCAGCTTCGGCGAGCGCATCCTCTCCACCGTCTGGAGCAACCACATCAACACCTCCTTCGAGGCCACACTCGAGGTGAAGGGTATCGACTCCATCGGCCTGCTCAACACCATCACGCGCACCATTTCCGAGAGCTTCAACGTGAACATCACCAAGCTCACGATCGAGGCTAAGGATGGCGTCTTCGAAGGCAAAATCAAGATGATGGTGCACAACGTGGAGGATATCCAAAACATCTGTGTCACACTGGCTAAGAACACCCACATCAAGTCCGTGGCACGCGTGGCGGACTGA
- a CDS encoding MBL fold metallo-hydrolase, with the protein MTIQLFNAGLFYADGGAMFGAVPRTAWGRRYEADHLNRCVLAMQIGLVRVEDRILLIDTGVGTKHLERLSRSYYAFHQLTDPAVTLARLGIQPDDVTDVILTHLHFDHCGGTTRMDDLGRIVATYPRARVHVSRAQLDACAAPNALEKDSFSTEHIDAIRHAGLLSPIDTSETLIHPLVRLTLHDGHTDGQIAVRIQRPDGRPGVLFPGDIVPTAAHLSPTWISAYDIRPWTPTASAASCSTRPPEITSA; encoded by the coding sequence ATGACTATCCAACTTTTTAACGCAGGACTTTTTTATGCCGACGGGGGTGCCATGTTCGGCGCCGTGCCACGTACGGCTTGGGGACGACGTTACGAGGCGGATCACCTGAACCGTTGCGTGCTAGCCATGCAGATCGGTCTGGTCCGTGTCGAGGATCGCATCCTGCTGATTGACACAGGCGTCGGCACGAAACATCTGGAACGGCTCAGCCGATCGTATTACGCTTTTCATCAATTGACGGACCCCGCCGTTACGCTGGCTCGCCTCGGCATCCAGCCTGACGACGTGACGGACGTCATCCTCACCCACCTGCACTTTGATCACTGCGGCGGCACGACCCGAATGGACGACTTGGGGCGCATTGTAGCCACCTACCCGCGCGCCCGCGTTCACGTCAGCCGTGCCCAGCTCGACGCCTGCGCCGCTCCAAACGCCCTCGAGAAGGACTCCTTTTCCACCGAACATATCGACGCCATCCGCCACGCCGGCCTCCTCTCCCCCATTGACACGTCCGAGACGCTCATCCATCCACTCGTCCGCCTGACCCTGCACGACGGCCACACGGATGGGCAGATCGCCGTCCGCATCCAACGCCCCGACGGCAGGCCGGGCGTGCTCTTCCCCGGCGACATCGTCCCCACGGCGGCCCACCTATCCCCCACGTGGATCTCGGCCTACGACATCCGCCCCTGGACTCCTACCGCGAGCGCTGCCTCCTGCTCGACGAGGCCGCCAGAGATCACCTCCGCGTAG
- a CDS encoding DUF5683 domain-containing protein — protein sequence MSKVSQTLSRLLVCAAVWTALPAVVRAQQPDTLGTTLPDPADTLLRVDGLLVDSLTARELWHRADSATAPIGRTASSPLPAPFRPNPTRAVIYSAVFPGLGQIYNRKYWKLPIVYGGFMGFVYAITWNNKNYRDYSEAYLHIMTDDVNSPSTWHQSWQNFVPRNRDPKDYISNANFRSNLKSGKDYYRRYRDLSVILTVAWYFLCMADAYVDAQLFDFDISPDLSLHLTPTVTPLTNRSSAAFGLACSIHF from the coding sequence GTGAGTAAGGTCAGTCAAACCCTCAGCCGACTTTTGGTCTGCGCCGCCGTCTGGACCGCGCTACCCGCCGTAGTGCGGGCCCAGCAGCCAGACACACTCGGCACAACCCTACCCGATCCGGCCGATACCCTGCTCCGAGTCGACGGCCTGCTCGTCGACAGCCTCACCGCCCGCGAGCTTTGGCACCGCGCCGATTCGGCCACCGCGCCCATCGGACGCACCGCCTCCTCGCCACTCCCCGCCCCCTTCCGCCCGAACCCTACACGCGCCGTGATCTATTCGGCCGTCTTCCCCGGGCTGGGTCAGATCTACAACCGGAAATACTGGAAATTGCCCATCGTCTACGGCGGCTTCATGGGTTTCGTCTACGCCATTACGTGGAATAACAAAAACTACCGCGATTATTCTGAGGCCTATCTGCACATTATGACGGACGACGTGAATTCGCCCTCCACCTGGCATCAGAGTTGGCAAAACTTCGTGCCTCGCAACCGCGACCCGAAGGACTATATTTCCAACGCCAATTTTCGAAGCAATCTAAAGAGTGGCAAGGATTACTACAGGCGTTATCGAGACCTCAGCGTGATCCTGACCGTCGCTTGGTACTTTCTCTGCATGGCCGATGCGTACGTCGACGCGCAGCTCTTCGATTTCGACATCTCCCCCGATCTGTCTCTGCACCTCACCCCGACCGTCACCCCGCTAACGAACCGATCGTCCGCCGCGTTTGGTTTAGCGTGCAGTATCCATTTCTGA
- a CDS encoding lytic transglycosylase domain-containing protein: MKKLFFTVLGAASLIAPSTLFAQDDDDHNTQIIGEDYSILSTDSTYEDVGLIPEVLDENVRALLQSWHAKYFSQSDPYCIDHDENAPVSDDVYRDRLSRMATIIPMDYNPIVRNCISIYADRRRELVRYVMAMADLYFPLFEQVLDQYDLPLELKYLAIIESNLNPRAYSRAGAAGIWQFMLPTGKLFGLEINSLIDQRLDPIASTHAACKYFKQMYATFGDWYLVLASYNCGPGNVNKAIRRAGGRTSFWEIYPYLPRETRSYVPFFIAATYIMTYHCEHNICPMRTSLSVATDTVMVDRLMHLRQVADVLNVDIEMLRTFNPQYKREIIPGHIKPCVLKLPVAATYAYIDKKDTISAYRADELLAAYLPKRYTEPSSDDQEDKPSEPKTEMIRYTVKSGENLYTIANKYGVTAQNIRKWNNLRTNRVPRGKRLTIYVDTGGVTYDGKRADGSEAGENTYTARPASRRTAMSTRARTAAARKAAARKKATAQKKSKKGATTKKAAAGKKTTKARKRR; the protein is encoded by the coding sequence ATGAAGAAGCTCTTTTTTACAGTCCTCGGCGCGGCGTCCCTCATCGCCCCGTCAACCCTTTTTGCGCAGGACGATGACGACCATAACACGCAGATAATCGGTGAAGACTATTCGATCCTCTCCACCGATTCGACCTATGAGGACGTCGGACTTATCCCCGAAGTGCTCGATGAGAATGTGCGCGCACTCCTCCAAAGCTGGCACGCCAAGTATTTCTCTCAGTCGGACCCCTACTGTATCGACCACGACGAGAATGCCCCTGTATCGGACGATGTATACCGCGACCGGCTCTCGCGCATGGCCACCATTATACCGATGGACTATAACCCGATTGTTCGCAACTGTATCAGTATTTATGCAGACCGACGCCGCGAGCTGGTGCGTTATGTCATGGCGATGGCTGATCTCTATTTCCCACTTTTCGAGCAGGTGCTCGACCAATACGATCTCCCGCTGGAATTGAAGTACCTCGCCATCATCGAAAGCAATCTCAACCCCCGAGCGTATTCGCGCGCAGGTGCCGCGGGCATTTGGCAGTTCATGTTGCCCACCGGCAAGTTGTTCGGTCTCGAGATCAACAGTTTGATCGATCAACGCCTCGACCCGATCGCCTCCACACACGCGGCTTGCAAGTACTTCAAGCAGATGTATGCCACGTTTGGCGACTGGTACCTTGTGCTGGCCTCCTACAACTGCGGCCCGGGCAACGTGAATAAGGCCATTCGGCGCGCAGGCGGACGCACGAGCTTTTGGGAGATCTACCCCTATCTGCCCCGCGAAACTCGCTCGTATGTGCCTTTCTTCATCGCGGCGACTTACATCATGACCTACCATTGCGAGCATAATATTTGCCCCATGCGCACCAGCCTTTCGGTGGCTACGGATACGGTGATGGTGGACAGATTGATGCACCTCCGACAGGTGGCCGACGTGCTGAATGTGGACATTGAGATGCTGCGCACCTTCAACCCGCAGTACAAACGCGAAATCATCCCCGGACACATCAAGCCCTGCGTACTGAAGCTGCCCGTGGCCGCTACGTACGCCTATATCGATAAGAAGGATACCATCAGCGCCTATCGGGCCGACGAACTGCTGGCCGCCTACCTGCCGAAGCGCTATACAGAGCCTTCTTCCGACGATCAGGAGGACAAACCTTCCGAGCCAAAGACCGAGATGATTCGCTACACCGTCAAATCAGGCGAGAATCTCTATACGATCGCCAACAAATACGGCGTCACGGCGCAGAACATTCGCAAATGGAACAACCTGCGCACGAACCGGGTGCCGCGTGGCAAGCGCCTGACGATCTACGTGGATACCGGTGGCGTAACGTATGACGGTAAGCGCGCCGATGGATCCGAGGCCGGCGAAAACACCTACACCGCCCGCCCAGCTTCAAGACGCACCGCCATGTCCACCCGCGCACGCACCGCAGCTGCCCGCAAGGCCGCAGCTCGCAAGAAGGCCACCGCACAAAAGAAATCCAAGAAGGGTGCGACGACCAAGAAGGCCGCCGCAGGCAAAAAGACGACCAAGGCACGCAAGCGCCGCTAA
- a CDS encoding toxin-antitoxin system protein — METIAQTPKKRAAFNLSVGLLDRLKKKATEEHQSVDDFVESILLDAIYYKPNEATLEAIEEARSGRYAGTLDASSFEAFMKSIEAIED; from the coding sequence ATGGAAACGATTGCACAAACACCCAAAAAACGGGCTGCATTCAATCTGAGCGTAGGGCTCCTTGACCGCCTGAAGAAAAAAGCCACAGAGGAGCACCAAAGCGTGGATGACTTTGTAGAGAGCATCCTGCTGGACGCCATTTATTACAAGCCGAACGAAGCGACCCTTGAGGCCATCGAGGAAGCGCGCTCAGGTCGGTATGCGGGCACACTGGATGCAAGCAGTTTTGAAGCGTTTATGAAGTCCATCGAGGCGATCGAAGACTAA